The DNA window GACAATAAGAAGATTGGCTGAAACAATAAAGCGGATAAAACTCTTCAAAAAACTTTTTGAAACGCCCTTTTTTAAGTCTGGCTAATTTTATATACTCTCTGTTTTGATGAATCATTTGCTGCGTATGTTCAAAATACTGCTTCATTTCTTCTTGCGTTCTGTACACATCAAGGTCTTTAAATAATTCATCCATCTTTTCACCTTCAATCCTGCCAACTAAAAAAGTCTTTTTACTTAGTAGATACATATTCATGAATGTGTGTGACAATTTTCTTTTTTTAGAGATATAGCCTTTTTTAAAACAAAACAAGCACACTTTTCTTTTTTTTGCATATTCTGTTATTCGTGCGTTCAATCATGAGCGTACGTTTCAGCCTTTAGTTGTAAAAGATAAACCGTAAAGTTACAGCTGATGGCGGATGATATGCGTCTGATTATTTCATAAACTATAACAAACAGGAAACTTAACAATAATTGAGGTGTTGAAAATGTTTGATAATGATTACGTAGTTAAAACAATTCATGATTTACATGTAAAGCGTACAGAAAGTAAATTAAAAATCTTCTTAACTTATTATTTTTGCCATAAAAGATAAGACGTGTTTATAGACGGTAATATATAGTCAGTTATTACTTGAAATTTTTCATACGAAGAAAACAGGTTGAGACAATTCACAAAGAGTTTGATAGAAGTAAAAAGGAACAGTGGTTAATCCGCTGTTCCCTTTTACTATACTTGCAATTCCCAAATAAGTTCAGCAAGAATTTCAATGCTTCTATCGATATCTGGTAAAGAGGCATAGGCGTAAGAAAGCCGAAGATAACTGCCGGTTTCTTGCGCATAGATACTTCCAGAATTAAGCAATATTCCTTTTTTTAAAGCACGAGAGTATAAAGATTTCATTGAAATAGAAGGTTGGATATGCACCCATATAAAAAAGCCTCCTTCAGGGTTCGTCCATGTTGCTAAATCTCCTACGTATGTTTTTAAAGCATTCAGCATAACTTTTCTTCTTGTTCGCAATTCGGTTCGTACAGTTTCCATATGCTGTTGATATAAGCCATTTTCAAACCATTCTGCTGCCACTCTTTGAGATAATGAGCTAGATCCATAATCTGTTTGCATTTTAATATCTGCCAAACGCTCAATGACTGGTTCTGGGCCGACTATCCATCCGATACGTAACCCCGGGCTTAATGTTTTAGAAAGACTACTAACATATAACACGTGTCCATTTTTATCTAAAGCCTTTAATGGCAAAGGAGGTCGTTCATTTAGCCATAATTCGCGGTATAAATCATCTTCAATAATAGGAAGCTGATGTTCCTCACACTCTTTCAACAAATCGTGACGCCTTTTTTGAGACATTAATGTTCCCGTCGGGTTATGGAAACATGGATTTGTATATAAAATAGCTTGCCCTTCTTGAGGGTCGGCACGTTTTAAAGCTGTTACTTTTATTCCTTCCTCATCCATAGAAAGACCTTTGAGTTTCATTCCGGCTGATTGAAATACATGTAAGGAGTATAGATAAGAAGGTTTTTCTAACAAAACCGAAGAGTTCTTTTGCAACAGTCCAATCGAAATAAGCTGAAGAGCTTGAAGAGCGCCGGAAACAATTAAAATAGAATCTGGAGAAGCTTCAATTCCCATCGTTTTCATGTATATACTTAACTCTTTCCGCAAAGGAAAATACCCCTTTGGTTCTTCGTATCCGAGAACCTCCATATTTTCTGCTACTTTTTTCACGGCATATTTCATTTTGTTTTTAGGAAATATGTCAGGTGAAAGCTCTCCTTTGCTTAATTGAATAAGGTTGGAATTAAATTCGGATTCATTAATATCTTGTACCATTGCTTGACTCGGACGATGCATACCTGATTTCACATGAACATTCCAATCGGGCGGATTCGTAGCCAAAAGTGTCCACGTATTATTTATAACAATTGTTCCCCTTCCCATCTTACCTTCAATTAAACCGTCCGCTGTTAATTCCTCTAATGCCGTGATGACCGTACTTCGATTAACGTCGAACATAGCTGCAAGCTTTCGCTGACTAGGAATTTTACTTCCAATCGGCCATTCTCCACGGGCGATTTTCCCCTTCATAAAATCAATAATTTGCTTGTATTTTGGATAACTTGAACTGTTCTCTTGATTCATACGTTTACTCCTATTTTTAAAGTGGTTGGGTTAATTGCTTTTAAACTGGTTGAAGACATTTTATCAAATGTTTATTAACATGGGAACAACGATAGAAACTGGTTGGGTTCAAAATAAAAAATGGAGATGAATAGGCATGAAATTAACGTTTAGTCTTGTGTTCTTACATATACTGATGATTAGCTTATGGGCTTCTGCATTTCCAGTTATTCAAATAGGACTGGAATCGTTTTCTCCTCAGCACCTCGCTTTTGTTCGGTTAAGTATTGCTTCTGTAGTGCTATTAGTTATTGCAATAGCCACACGCATGCGCTTGCCTGATATAAAAGATATTCCACTTCTTTTAGTGCTCGGTTTTTTAGGTTTCACAGTATATCACACGGCATTAAACATTGGAGAAAAAACAGTGAGTGCGGGTATTGCGAGTTTACTTGTCTCGACTACTCCTATTTTTTCCTCTTTTTTAGCTATTTTCTTTTTTCATGAGGAGTTCGGAAAAAGAAAATGGGTTGGATCGGCAGTAAGCTTTGCAGGTGTAGCGCTTTTAACCTTCAGCAAAGAGAATTTTGTACACTCAGTTAATGGAATCTTACTGATTCTACTAGCTGCTCTTGCAGAAAGCATCTATATAGTATGTCAAAAAAATTTATTAAAAAAGTATGGTTTCCTTTCTTTTGTGACGTACAGTATTTGGGGAGCTACAATTTCTATGCTTGTTTTCTTACCAGGGTTAGAAACAGAACTTGCACATATCTCTGTCAGATCAGCGATAAGCGTGATATATTTAGGATTATTTCCAACCGTTATTCCCTATATGGTACTCGCCTATCTGACATCGCGTATAGGTTCTGCTGAAGCTGCCATTTCTCTTTACTTAACTCCCGCGCTGTCATTTTTCTTAGCGTGGCTACTTTTAAAAGATATTCCGAGTGTAGTGTCCATTGTTGGAAGCATCATTACATTATGCGGCGTGTTGCTTACACATAGTAAAATACGAGTACCGGTAAAAAAGACAAGGTGTACAATACAAAAATAATTTACGTTTTTAAGAAATTCTCTTAGTTGCTATGGTTTTTATTTATATATTTTATTTAGAACATACTTTAATTTCTTCTTTTTGCAGTTTAATTAATGTAAAAAAGCTCCTTTCTTTAAATCTCAAACCAAGATTTAAAGAAAGGAGCTTTTTTATGTAGTTTCTAATTCTGCTTTTATTTTTCCAGCCACTGCTTGAGTCAGTCGCTGAAGATCATAAATATCTTCTCCTGAAAGTACTACATGTCCGTTTAAAACATGATTATGTTTATATAATCGATATGTCACTTCAATACTTTTTATCGCGCGTTCTACTTCATCATTCACCATAATGCT is part of the Priestia aryabhattai genome and encodes:
- the pdxR gene encoding MocR-like pyridoxine biosynthesis transcription factor PdxR → MNQENSSSYPKYKQIIDFMKGKIARGEWPIGSKIPSQRKLAAMFDVNRSTVITALEELTADGLIEGKMGRGTIVINNTWTLLATNPPDWNVHVKSGMHRPSQAMVQDINESEFNSNLIQLSKGELSPDIFPKNKMKYAVKKVAENMEVLGYEEPKGYFPLRKELSIYMKTMGIEASPDSILIVSGALQALQLISIGLLQKNSSVLLEKPSYLYSLHVFQSAGMKLKGLSMDEEGIKVTALKRADPQEGQAILYTNPCFHNPTGTLMSQKRRHDLLKECEEHQLPIIEDDLYRELWLNERPPLPLKALDKNGHVLYVSSLSKTLSPGLRIGWIVGPEPVIERLADIKMQTDYGSSSLSQRVAAEWFENGLYQQHMETVRTELRTRRKVMLNALKTYVGDLATWTNPEGGFFIWVHIQPSISMKSLYSRALKKGILLNSGSIYAQETGSYLRLSYAYASLPDIDRSIEILAELIWELQV
- a CDS encoding DMT family transporter; the protein is MKLTFSLVFLHILMISLWASAFPVIQIGLESFSPQHLAFVRLSIASVVLLVIAIATRMRLPDIKDIPLLLVLGFLGFTVYHTALNIGEKTVSAGIASLLVSTTPIFSSFLAIFFFHEEFGKRKWVGSAVSFAGVALLTFSKENFVHSVNGILLILLAALAESIYIVCQKNLLKKYGFLSFVTYSIWGATISMLVFLPGLETELAHISVRSAISVIYLGLFPTVIPYMVLAYLTSRIGSAEAAISLYLTPALSFFLAWLLLKDIPSVVSIVGSIITLCGVLLTHSKIRVPVKKTRCTIQK